A stretch of Rhinoderma darwinii isolate aRhiDar2 chromosome 4, aRhiDar2.hap1, whole genome shotgun sequence DNA encodes these proteins:
- the ZNF292 gene encoding zinc finger protein 292 isoform X1, with the protein MADGEAERESGLSSGPDVSAELPHLEERLQELESNLRIVGGAGEDEALQAASDYCQRFCQTLLEYAEKWKASEDSLPLLEVYTVAIQSYSNARPYLTSQCENVSLVLERLSLSCVELLLCLPQELPNDHWERFQDSIKAAHTRLTENGSHELVLLYNMSQEDGVWRDPILDKILNDEIQDPYQAEEFFHSEGPLLLEMRIKRLLKLGKVAGATCLAKILSDHQEMTKKGHFKQLYLKCLCAASPNIKLIEEIAKVDCKDALEMICNLESEGDEKTSLILCAAFLSRQLQFGEMYCAWELTLFWSKLQRRVEPSIQVYLEICRQLSQLTKTVYHIFFLIKVIQSETEAAGLPTCIELCVRALRLESSDNAKVKISICKTISCLLPEDLEVKRACQLTEFLLEPTVDAYYAVEMLYNQPDQKYDEESLPVPNSLRCELLLVLKTRWPFDPEFWDWKTLKRQCLALMGEEASIVSSIDELNDNEAYDQVDDFQELTKDTTLNGFDYFADLAPAPEVIEEKKKKRRIKKIQEHGNISARFRNWQAYMQYCVLCDKEFLGHRIIRHAQKHCIDGIYSCPICAKQYTTKDTFIPHVTLHVKQSCKERLESMRPVKKLVNVPKKTPACKKKKTVTVTKQERQVKKNTLYSDDFIVFNDNDNSDENDDKDNQSENLQTEKPPLVNEFPCPVQFCNKGFKYFKNLIAHVKGHKDCVEAARFLEIQSKKVVCQYCRRQFVSLTHLNDHLQMHCGSQPYICIQMKCKATFDTYADLLTHRKAHRDFKAKCMFPKCGRIFSAAYMLFDHEAQHYSTFTCKIPACGKIYHSEHQLQQHLSEHSSGSPAPESNKPEDLPKVTKIVAGSKCVTVKGKSLQKCHANRNFNAVSLHSSDVPSSNMAKEPEAALLDQKTGAVSSRDLETSMQMLNQLLPSSSEAFPNSALSQVLPTASEAQNILPKPDMLVNSTFQAESKHVKLPSLVEGFHDLLSGNKLLTSVDPADKAQTIANPGMKERCLSLFQDAKNSSQGQPSKDQASAVNSTEIKMEGDQQISNILQFNIATQTAQLRENNLVMSGYEDSAKAENLLPLSLETSNALSNVLPPVSVATTTPVPTAQTERFKCNVEGCTRIYNSVQSIGKHMKSTHPDHYNSFKTERKNRKKQKASTSDEKPTYCILLGPRGQNNSTFPSPLQNAVNPNYCNQLQHLPNPVFPTHLGNLVNPLLSPVENVISQGMPKNVAETLLGPEVGNLSNATLSSQLDDLAKVLPMKFENGSDPFLPMPTENDPVPVMSSLSGSTMFSQLGGSSDHVLASNEANNCVFMKEDADSETQFSKQVDGTEMDANFNLEKSSTMLSNSADNKNSTERTNRNRERRSKHSPRAKCPAIIRDGKFICSRCFRVFTNPRSLGGHLSKRTVCKPHNDYDFPPVVPQKDGQHSVLASMILSSGSKQKAQAPAQTLSSEMTIKDEPFLTPVQSDNESAQYLHSGFMHPSISSYLPSGNKLRSPVKQNFETSENISTKPLPTNMTSDDCITTCHPVNTVDPSSAAPTQVSQTNCITESGHGLENVNMTYCTNRSKLPKVEEDVKTDVLCPNLVTNSAEGSHCIPKPVSSARVSVISGPQSSVTTTKKRSNSSKRKKKSDAPVAVEASHKLAKNILAAVGGNLQMSTEMQPNFMTYGSDLLENLAKHLSSADKEIFMSCINESLKASSETHAICQLAAKQEKSDTLQFPAFTSDHKETEKLIVHTDFREKTFDTTPSDSTEVYSVNGNVPNICCSMPQNRSSVSSSIDDEITGVMHSIMSTHTAPSPTSKMNIPICSVSPTQETCVKYDEQVLEIMDLVQNLQLADNGMCEELKTEEKFSPIEVLPIMSSVIVPNPSVSLLSEQTPDASSLLGDKCNEKPFICQEEGCSYAAMTKDALFKHYSKVHYYTEEKLGEIKKHQLKFAPFRCVVPSCTKTFTRNSNLRAHCTSMHHFTSEQMVQLKIKRPYGRKSANEGIDLSPEMPSGSPEVKKSIEPYEVALGMTKPEPLTQNPETYQELPPVKVLKAPKVEEIREPIDLPSGELHSVAVDQKSKKRPKARRKPKEKEHKHKKAIEKDGKPTKASNTYKPYECVHEGCTAAFTIQQNLILHYQVFHKSDGSKFSLEDDLKEDSNGPIIKEFRCTETDCSRIFSSFASLIQHYVKLHEMIAEEIENVISTVNIGQFNCDQSQCMATFTTCSKYIEHLEEVHDLKMKPVKMEGDEMYKCDCEGCDRVYATRSNLLRHIYLKHKDKHKEHLIRPRKICLNDPDTIDDKPPKEKHKVPRQKCENNVDVPKARKAKVRKGEKNLKRKISQNDKGPSILKYGRHTYSLKDKEAALAECKNELTKQYPCMVRGCTSIVASDHNLIRHYKSHKLSRPFIMKHKKALIVYKRSGRTKAKELSQTPKLESAEELEKPEVHQSPNDTTLPQQKEATSTLLESSDESTISTSQQSETEKDEMDELTELFISKLSNEESTSSESQARTLSIVGSDFQESSSCQSEPQRPVNIVKRTNKQKHGTPNRKRKNDAKDEILSAESSSTLSCEDTLVSDSCEEAPAFDLSAFKPMGFEVSFLKFLEESAVKEKKTVEKGNFKTETETVPQSCEKRPRLSVDEDFDTDIYLLFSNPSRLPNMDNVKIVLNEAFNDYIELVLKQLNELKPVVVLKKHDICCNESRNAAKEQNIDLDGEATL; encoded by the exons GCCGCACATACGAGATTGACAGAAAATGGCAGCCATGAGCTTGTGCTCTTGTACAATATGTCTCAAGAAGATGGCGTCTGGAGGGATCCAATCTTGGATAAAATTCTTAATGATGAAATCCAGGATCCTTATCAGG CTGAAGAGTTTTTTCATTCCGAGGGCCCATTGCTACTGGAAATGCGAATCAAACGGCTCCTTAAACTTGGCAAAGTGGCGGGAGCAACATGCCTGGCGAAGATATTGTCAGACCACCAAGAAATGACCAAGAAAGGACACTTCAAACAGCTCTACCTGAAATGTCTGTGTGCAGCCTCACCAAATATAAAGCTCATAGAAGAG attgcCAAAGTAGATTGCAAGGATGCGTTGGAAATGATATGTAATCTCGAATCTGAAGGGGATGAAAAAACATCACTTATACTGTGCGCAGCATTTCTATCCCGCCAACTCCAATTTGGGGAGATGTATTGTGCCTG GGAGTTGACACTGTTTTGGAGCAAGCTGCAGAGAAGAGTTGAACCATCTATTCAAGTGTATTTAGAAATATGTCGTCAGCTGTCTCAGTTAACAAAAACCGTGTATCACATCTTCTTTCTCATCAAGGTTATCCAGTCAGAG ACTGAGGCTGCAGGACTCCCAACTTGTATTGAGCTATGTGTACGGGCCCTTCGCTTAGAGTCAAGTGACAATGCCAAGGTGAAGATCTCCATCTGCAAAACAATCTCGTGTTTATTGCCTGAAGACTTGGAGGTCAAGAGAGCTTGCCAACTTACAGAATTCCTTTTGGAGCCCACTGTCGATGCATACTATGCTGTTGAGATGCTCTATAACCAACCAGACCAAAAATATGATGAAGAAAGTCTTCCTGTTCCAAACTCCCTGCGCTGTGAGTTGTTGCTGGTCTTGAAAACTCGATGGCCATTCGATCCAGAGTTTTGGGactggaaaacattgaaacgtcaaTGTCTGGCGTTAATGGGAGAAGAAGCATCTATTGTTTCTTCAATTGATGAGTTAAATGACAACGAAGCATATGATCAAGTGGATGATTTCCAAGAATTGACTAAGGACACTACATTAAATGGATTTGATTACTTTGCTGACCTTGCTCCTGCTCCAGAGGTcattgaagaaaagaaaaaaaagaggcgTATTAAGAAAATCCAAGAGCATGGAAACATATCTGCAAGGTTTAGAAACTGGCAAGCTTACATGCAGTATTGTGTGTTGTGTGACAAAGAGTTCTTGGGTCACCGAATAATTCGACATGCTCAAAAACACTGCATAGATGGCATCTATAGCTGTCCAATCTGTGCAAAACAATATACCACTAAAGATACCTTTATCCCTCATGTAACTTTACATGTCAAACAATCCTGCAAAGAAAGACTGGAAAGTATGCGGCCTGTCAAGAAATTAGTCAATGTGCCTAAAAAAACACCGGCATGTAAGAAAAAGAAAACGGTGACTGTTACAAAACAAGAGCGACAAGTTAAGAAAAACACCCTTTACTCTGATGACTTCATAGTTTTTAATGATAATGACAACTCTGATGAAAATGATGACAAAGACAACCAGTCTGAGAATTTACAAACTGAGAAACCACCACTAGTTAATGAGTTCCCTTGTCCTGTACAATTCTGCAACAAAGGATTCAAATACTTCAAAAATTTAATTGCACATGTGAAGGGTCATAAAGACTGTGTAGAAGCTGCACGATTTCTTGAGATACAGAGCAAGAAGGTAGTTTGCCAGTATTGCCGAAGGCAGTTTGTCAGTCTAACTCACTTAAATGATCATTTGCAAATGCACTGTGGGAGTCAACCATACATTTGTATACAAATGAAGTGCAAGGCAACTTTTGACACTTACGCAGATTTGTTAACGCACAGAAAGGCACATCGGGACTTCAAAGCAAAGTGTATGTTTCCAAAGTGCGGAAGAATCTTCTCTGCAGCTTATATGCTCTTTGACCATGAAGCACAACACTACAGCACATTCACTTGCAAAATCCCTGCCTGTGGAAAGATATATCATTCTGAACATCAATTACAACAGCACTTATCTGAGCATTCATCAGGTTCTCCAGCACCAGAGTCTAACAAGCCTGAGGATCTCCCTAAAGTAACAAAAATAGTTGCTGGTAGTAAATGTGTTACGGTCAAAGGAAAATCACTACAAAAGTGTCATGCAAACAGAAATTTTAATGCCGTGTCCTTACATTCATCAGACGTTCCCAGTTCGAACATGGCTAAAGAGCCTGAAGCAGCACTGCTAGACCAGAAAACTGGTGCAGTGAGTTCACGTGACCTAGAGACATCTATGCAAATGCTCAATCAACTACTTCCGTCTTCCAGTGAGGCTTTCCCTAATTCAGCTTTAAGTCAGGTTTTGCCAACAGCCTCTGAGGCTCAGAATATTTTACCCAAACCAGACATGTTGGTTAATTCTACTTTCCAAGCCGAATCTAAACACGTTAAATTACCATCTCTTGTTGAAGGATTTCATGACCTATTGAGTGGAAATAAACTACTTACCAGTGTCGATCCTGCAGATAAGGCACAAACCATAGCAAATCCAGGTATGAAAGAACGGTGTCTATCATTGTTTCAAGATGCAAAAAATAGCAGCCAAGGTCAGCCAAGTAAAGATCAAGCTAGTGCTGTAAATTCTACTGAAATCAAGATGGAAGGAGATCAGCAGATAAGTAACATACTGCAATTTAATATAGCTACCCAAACTGCCCAACTGCGTGAAAATAATCTAGTTATGTCTGGGTATGAAGACAGTGCAAAGGCCGAAAACCTTTTGCCACTGTCACTTGAAACAAGTAATGCACTCTCAAATGttctgcctcctgtcagtgttgCCACAACAACTCCAGTACCAACAGCTCAAACTGAAAGGTTCAAATGCAATGTAGAGGGATGCACGCGAATATATAATTCAGTTCAGAGCATTGGCAAGCACATGAAGAGTACTCACCCTGATCATTATAATTCCTTTAAAACTGAGCGCAAGAATAGAAAGAAACAAAAGGCTTCAACATCCGATGAAAAACCTACTTATTGTATACTTTTAGGGCCACGGGGTCAAAATAATTCTACTTTTCCATCACCTCTGCAGAATGCTGTGAACCCGAACTACTGTAACCAGTTGCAACATCTACCAAATCCAGTCTTCCCAACACACCTTGGAAACCTAGTCAATCCTTTATTGAGTCCTGTAGAAAATGTCATATCTCAAGGAATGCCTAAAAATGTTGCAGAAACGCTCTTGGGACCGGAAGTTGGAAATTTGAGTAATGCTACCTTGTCATCACAATTAGATGATTTGGCAAAAGTTTTACCTATGAAATTTGAAAACGGTTCAGACCCATTTCTTCCAATGCCAACAGAAAATGATCCTGTGCCAGTCATGTCATCTTTGAGTGGAAGTACAATGTTCTCTCAACTTGGAGGCAGTTCAGATCATGTTCTAGCTAGCAATGAGGCTAATAACTGTGTCTTTATGAAAGAAGATGCTGATTCTGAAACTCAATTTTCCAAACAGGTTGATGGAACTGAAATGGATGCTAATTTTAATCTGGAGAAATCTTCTACCATGCTGTCAAATTCAGCAGATAATAAGAATAGTACTGAGAGGACAAACCGAAATAGAGAACGAAGATCAAAGCATAGCCCTCGTGCGAAATGCCCTGCCATTATCCGAGATGGCAAGTTTATCTGCAGCAGGTGTTTTAGAGTGTTTACCAACCCACGTTCTTTGGGTGGCCATTTGTCAAAAAGGACTGTATGTAAGCCCCATAATGATTATGACTTTCCTCCAGTAGTTCCACAGAAAGATGGGCAGCACTCTGTTCTGGCAAGTATGATTCTTTCATCTGGTTCAAAGCAAAAAGCACAAGCGCCTGCACAGACTTTAAGCTCAGAAATGACAATTAAAGATGAGCCGTTTTTGACACCTGTGCAGTCTGACAATGAGAGTGCTCAATATTTGCACAGTGGATTTATGCATCCTAGCATATCCAGTTATTTGCCATCTGGAAACAAATTGAGAAGTCCTGTTAAGCAAAATTTTGAAACCTCTGAAAATATAAGTACCAAACCGCTGCCCACCAACATGACTTCAGATGATTGCATTACCACTTGTCATCCAGTAAACACAGTTGATCCATCAAGTGCAGCCCCCACACAGGTCTCGCAGACTAACTGTATCACTGAGAGTGGACACGGTCTAGAAAATGTTAACATGACTTATTGTACTAACAGATCAAAGCTTCCCAAAGTGGAAGAAGATGTAAAGACAGATGTCTTGTGTCCAAATCTAGTGACTAATTCAGCTGAGGGAAGCCATTGCATACCCAAACCAGTAAGCAGCGCCCGAGTATCTGTTATTAGTGGACCTCAGAGTTCTGTAACCACCACCAAGAAAAGGAGCAACAGttccaaaaggaagaaaaaatcGGACGCACCTGTAGCAGTTGAAGCTTCACATAAGCTGGCCAAAAATATTTTGGCAGCTGTGGGGGGAAACCTACAAATGTCTACTGAGATGCAACCAAACTTTATGACCTATGGTTCTGACTTACTGGAAAACCTTGCAAAACATTTGAGCAGTGCTGATAAAGAGATATTTATGTCTTGCATTAATGAGAGTCTTAAGGCTAGCTCAGAAACTCATGCAATATGCCAGCTTGCTGCAAAGCAAGAAAAAAGTGACACTTTGCAATTTCCAGCATTCACTTCCGATCATAAAGAAACGGAAAAACTAATTGTCCACACAGATTTTAGGGAGAAGACCTTTGATACTACGCCTTCTGACTCCACTGAAGTTTACTCTGTTAATGGTAACGTTCCGAATATTTGTTGTTCTATGCCACAGAATCGATCTAGTGTTTCTAGCAGTATAGATGATGAAATAACTGGGGTCATGCATAGCATAATgtctacacacactgctcccagccCTACTAGCAAAATGAACATACCGATCTGCTCAGTGTCTCCTACCCAGGAAACTTGTGTTAAGTATGATGAACAAGTGTTGGAGATCATGGACTTGGTACAGAACCTTCAGCTTGCGGATAAtgggatgtgtgaagaattaaaaACTGAAGAGAAATTTTCACCTATTGAAGTGTTACCCATAATGTCTAGTGTAATTGTTCCAAATCCAAGTGTAAGTTTATTGTCTGAACAAACACCTGATGCATCTTCACTGTTAGGTGATAAATGTAATGAAAAACCTTTTATTTGTCAAGAGGAGGGCTGTAGCTATGCTGCAATGACTAAAGATGCTTTGTTCAAGCATTACAGTaaagtacattattacacagaagAGAAACTAGGAGAGATAAAGAAACATCAGCTTAAGTTTGCTCCCTTTAGATGTGTTGTACCTTCATGTACGAAAACATTCACCAGAAACTCCAATCTCCGTGCTCACTGTACGTCAATGCATCATTTTACTTCTGAACAAATGgtacaattaaaaataaaaaggcctTATGGTAGAAAATCTGCTAATGAGGGTATTGATTTGTCTCCCGAAATGCCAAGTGGAAGTCCAGAAGTAAAAAAGAGCATTGAACCTTACGAAGTTGCTCTAGGGATGACCAAACCAGAACCTCTAACTCAGAACCCAGAGACGTACCAAGAATTACCTCCTGTGAAAGTCTTAAAAGCCCCCAAGGTTGAAGAAATTAGGGAGCCTATTGATTTGCCTTCTGGAGAGTTACATTCTGTTGCGGTTgatcaaaaaagcaaaaaaagaccTAAAGCACGGAGGAAGCCAAAAGAAAAAGAACATAAGCATAAAAAGGCAATAGAAAAAGATGGCAAGCCTACTAAGGCATCAAATACATATAAACCCTATGAGTGTGTTCATGAGGGCTGCACAGCAGCTTTTACAATTCAACAGAACTTAATACTTCATTATCAAGTATTCCACAAGTCAGATGGCTCTAAGTTCTCTCTAGAAGATGACCTAAAAGAGGATAGCAATGGACCAATCATTAAAGAGTTCAGATGTACAGAGACTGACTGCTCTCGAATATTTTCCAGTTTTGCTAGCCTAATACAACATTACGTGAAGCTTCATGAGATGATTGCGGAGGAAATTGAAAATGTGATCTCCACTGTAAATATAGGACAATTTAATTGTGATCAAAGCCAGTGTATGGCTACTTTCACGACTTGTTCAAAATACATTGAACACCTTGAGGAAGTCCATGACTTAAAAATGAAGCCTGTTAAAATGGAAGGCGACGAAATGTACAAGTGTGATTGTGAAGGTTGTGACCGTGTGTATGCCACTAGGTCTAATTTGCTTCGGCATATTTATCTAAAGCACAAAGATAAACACAAGGAACATTTGATCAGGCCCAGGAAAATTTGTCTAAATGATCCGGATACAATTGATGACAAGCCTCCTAAAGAAAAACACAAAGTTCCGagacaaaagtgtgaaaataatgtTGATGTTCCTAAAGCAAGAAAAGCTAAAGTCCGCAAGGGAGAAAAAAATCTTAAACGCAAAATTAGCCAAAATGATAAAGGGCCATCAATTCTTAAATATGGTAGACATACGTACTCCTTGAAGGATAAAGAAGCCGCGTTGGCAGAATGTAAAAATGAACTCACAAAGCAGTATCCTTGCATGGTACGTGGCTGTACATCTATTGTCGCCTCTGACCACAACCTTATTAGACATTACAAATCCCACAAATTATCTAGGCCATTCATTATGAAGCACAAAAAAGCACTAATTGTATACAAAAGGAGTGGTCGCACCAAAGCTAAAGAATTGTCTCAAACGCCCAAATTAGAGTCCGCAGAAGAGCTTGAAAAGCCAGAGGTTCACCAGAGCCCCAATGACACAACATTGCCCCAACAAAAAGAAGCAACTTCCACTTTACTTGAAAGTAGCGATGAGTCCACAATTTCAACTTCCCAACAGAGTGAAACTGAAAAGGATGAGATGGATGAACTAACGGAACTGTTTATTTCAAAACTAAGCAATGAAGAGAGCACTAGCTCAGAGAGCCAAGCAAGGACTTTATCCATTGTAGGCAGTGACTTCCAGGAATCAAGTTCTTGTCAGTCTGAGCCACAGCGGCCCGTAAACATTGTAAAACGAACCAATAAACAAAAGCATGGGACTCCTAATAGAAAGAGAAAAAATGACGCAAAGGAtgaaatactgtctgctgaatctAGTAGTACGCTGAGCTGTGAGGACACATTAGTTTCTGATAGTTGTGAGGAGGCACCGGCATTTGACTTGAGCGCCTTCAAACCTATGGGATTTGAAGTGTCGTTCCTTAAATTCCTAGAAGAATCTGCGGTCAAGGAAAAGAAAACTGTAGAAAAGGGTAATTTTAAGACTGAGACAGAGACCGTACCGCAGTCCTGTGAAAAGAGGCCTAGACTTTCTGTTGAtgaggactttgataccgatatatACTTACTATTTTCTAACCCATCACGTCTACCCAACATGGACAATGTAAAAATAGTTTTAAATGAGGCTTTCAATGATTACATAGAACTGGTTCTAAAGCAGCTAAATGAATTAAAACCAGTTGTGGTTCTTAAAAAACATGACATTTGCTGCAATGAAAGTCGAAATGCTGCAAAGGAACAAAATATAGACTTAGATGGTGAAGCCACATTATAG